A window from Peromyscus eremicus chromosome 5, PerEre_H2_v1, whole genome shotgun sequence encodes these proteins:
- the Adgrg1 gene encoding adhesion G-protein coupled receptor G1, producing the protein MAVQLLWPMGYFLLSLFLLAPGAHGGSPREDFRFCGQRNQTTRSFLHYDQTSELHISVWNTEEALTIRAPFPAAPSSSHAFPEPRGLYHFCLYWSRHTGRFHLRYGKNDYLLSSRASSLLCFRKQAHSLEQGAPLLATSVSSWRSPQNASLPEAASFLFSFHDAPQKVSHNSSVDLCDLKKELQLLNRFLQHPQKAPRRPSAALISQQLQSLESKLTSVNFVGDTVSFEEDLVNATVWKLPPTAGLEDLQIHSQREEEQSEVQAYSVLLPRALFQQTRGRRGDAAKRLLVVDFSSQALFQDKNSSQVLGEKVLGIVVQNTKISNLSEPVVLTFRHQPQPKNVTLQCVFWVEDPTSSDPGSWSSAGCETVHRDTQTSCLCSHLTYFAVLMVSSTEVEATHKHYLTLLSYVGCVISALACVFTIAAYLCSRRKSRDYTIKVHMNLLLAVFLLDVSFLLSEPVALAGSEAACRTSAIFLHFSLLACLSWMGLEGYNLYRLVVEVFDTYVPGYLLKLSIVGWGFPVFLVTLVALVDVNNYGPIILAVRRTPERVIYPSMCWIRDSLVSYVTNLGLFSLVFLFNTAMLATMVVQILRLRSHSQKWPHMLTLLGLSLVLGLPWALIFFSFASGTFQLVILYLFSIITSFQGFLIFLWYWSMRLQARGGPSPLKSNSDSVKLPISSGSTSSSRI; encoded by the exons ATGGCTGTCCAGCTGCTGTGGCCGATGGGGTATTTCCTACTGAGTCTGTTCCTCCTGGCTCCAG gtgCCCATGGTGGCAGCCCCCGAGAGGACTTCCGCTTCTGTGGCCAGCGGAACCAGACGACACGGAGCTTCCTCCATTACGACCAAACTTCAGAGCTGCACATCTCTGTGTGGAACACGGAGGAGGCCCTCACGATCCGCGCCCCCTTCCCTGCAGCCCCTAGCTCCTCCCACGCCTTCCCAGAGCCCAGAGGGCTCTATCACTTCTGCCTCTACTGGAGCCGCCACACCGGGAGGTTCCACCTGCGCTATGGCAAGAACGATTACTTGCTGAGTAGCCGAGCCTCCAGCCTTCTGTGCTTCCGGAAACAGGCGCACAGCCTGGAGCAGGGGGCCCCACTGCTCGCCACCTCCGTCAGCTCCTGGCGGAGCCCCCAGAACGCCAGCCTGCCTGAGGCTGccagcttcctcttctctttccacg ATGCCCCACAGAAGGTCTCCCACAATTCGTCTGTGGACCTGTGTGATCTGAAGAAGGAACTGCAGCTGCTCAACAGGTTCCTGCAGCATCCTCAGAAGGCCCCCAGGCGGCCCTCAGCTGCGCTCATCAGCCA GCAGTTACAGAGCCTAGAGTCAAAGCTGACCTCTGTGAACTTCGTGGGAGACACAGTATCCTTTGAGGAGGACCTGGTCAATGCCACAGTGTGGAAGCTGCCACCCACAGCCGGGCTAGAGGATCTGCAAATCCACTCCCAGCGGGAG GAGGAGCAGAGTGAGGTCCAGGCGTACTCAGTGCTGCTGCCCCGGGCCCTCTTCCAGCAGACTAGAGGCCGGCGTGGGGATGCCGCCAAGAGGCTCCTGGTAGTGGACTTCAGCAGCCAAGCCTTGTTCCAG GACAAGAATTCCAGCCAAGTCTTGGGTGAGAAGGTCTTGGGTATTGTTGTGCAGAACACCAAAATTAGCAACCTTTCAGAGCCCGTGGTACTCACCTTCAGGCACCAGCCACAGCCG AAGAATGTGACTCTACAGTGTGTGTTCTGGGTTGAAGACCCAACAT CGAGCGACCCCGGGAGCTGGAGCAGCGCGGGCTGTGAGACggtccacagagacacacagacgtCCTGCCTGTGCAGCCACCTGACCTACTTTGCAGTGTTGATG GTGTCATCCACGGAGGTAGAAGCCACTCACAAGCACTACCTCACGCTCCTGTCCTACGTGGGCTGTGTCATCTCTGCGCTGGCTTGTGTCTTCACCATTGCTGCCTACCTCTGCTCCAG GAGGAAGTCGCGTGACTACACCATTAAGGTGCACATGAACCTGCTGCTGGCTGTCTTCCTGCTGGATGTGAGCTTCCTGCTCAGCGAGCCCGTGGCACTGGCAGGCTCTGAAGCAGCCTGCCGTACCAGCGCCATCTTCCTGCATTTCTCCCTGCTCGCCTGTCTCTCCTGGATGGGCCTCGAGGGCTACAATCTCTACCGACTGGTGGTAGAGGTCTTCGATACCTACGTCCCTGGCTACCTGCTCAAGCTCAGCATCGTGGGCTGGG GCTTTCCTGTCTTCCTGGTCACTCTGGTGGCGCTGGTCGATGTGAATAACTATGGCCCCATCATCCTGGCTGTGCGCCGGACTCCGGAGCGTGTCATCTACCCTTCTAT GTGCTGGATCCGGGACTCGCTGGTTAGTTACGTCACTAACCTGGGCCTCTTCAGCCTGGTGTTCCTGTTCAACACGGCCATGCTGGCCACCATGGTGGTGCAGATCCTGCGGCTTCGTTCACACAGCCAGAAGTGGCCCCACATGCTGACTCTGCTGGGCCTCAGCCTGGTCCTCGGCCTTCCCTGGGCCTTGATCTTCTTCTCCTTTGCTTCCGGTACCTTCCAGCTTGTCATCCTGTACCTCTTCAGTATCATAACTTCCTTCCAAG GCTTCCTCATCTTCCTGTGGTACTGGTCCATGCGGCTCCAGGCCCGAGGTGGTCCCTCCCCTCTGAAGAGCAACTCGGACAGCGTCAAGCTCCCCATCAGCTCCGGCAGCACCTCTTCCAGCCGCATCTAG